gataagtatgtaatttcctaaggatgataagcaaatgattttcgactagaaatgataagcaaaacttttgacatgcagactcggtcgaagtccagactcactaatgcatcctaacgactatcagttagacacactaatgcagacctggtttgctaagaccaccactctaataccacatgaagcgacccgtcctaatccataaggacgaatacaataacatatgattacatcgcgaggtacttgacctctatatgatacattttacaaacattgcattcgtttttaaaagataaactttcatttcatcgaaagttaacggcatgcataccatttcataatatatccaactataattgacttaataataatcttaatgaactcaatgactcgaatgcaacgtctttttgaaatatgtcatgaatgactccaagtaatatctctaaaatgagcaaatgcacagcgaaagatttctttcatacttgagaataaatatgctttaaagtgtcaaccaaaaggttggtgagttcattagtttatcataaataatcatttcataattttaatagaccacaagatttcatatttccatttctcataaacatcatgcataaaaatcattcatatggattgaacacctggtaaccgacattaacaagatgcatatagaatatccccatcattccaggacacccatcggacatgataatttcgaagtactaaagcattccaaattccagaatggggcttgttgggcccgatagatctatctttaggattcgcgtcaattaggggtgcactaattctcaaaattagtgatgttccctaattcttagattaccaggctaaaagaggcatattcggcatcgatccattcaaccatataatgtagtttcgattacttgtgtctatttcgtaaagcatttataaaaacagcgcatgtattctcagtcccaaaaatatatatattgcaaaagcatttaaaaagggagcaaatgaaactcaccataatgtattttgtagtaaaaatattcatacgactgaactgaacaatgcagggttggcctcggattcacgaacctatatcattcatatatgtattaaaacatatatttgtaatcgcacaaatttatatatatatatatatatatatatatatatatatatatatatatatatatatatatatattaattgttattttattaatttatattttaataacttaattagatatatttatttttatatactttaaatagataattaatatttattacaaaaaaaaatattaatatagttatgttttatgtcataaatatattcttatatagagaATATTTATTTGatgttttaataatactaataataatgatgataaaatattACTAGTTatactaaaaatcatgataattctaataatactaataatgataattttaataatagtgatactaataatgttcttattgatattactaatactaatgttaataataataataatcatgttagtactaatgaaaataataataataaaaatgataattttaatagttttaatagtaataattattttaatcaccatgatacttattgataataataataataccttcatAGTTATATTATTTGTATAAAACTTTCATTTTATTCCTAATCTTAATCATCTTTCATACCTTTATCATATCGAATTCATATAGGTCACTATATCCATGCTTAAAATTGTTAATAAGtttttaactatcttttattttatAAGCATAGCATATTAACTTTATATTTTATATcaagttcataataataataataataataataataataataataataataataataataataataataataataataataatattattattataataataataataataataataataataataataataataataggagtaataataataatagctacctcTCAAGAAAAAGTCCCAAAAATAAATGCTTATGCccaagctcgaacccgagacctctcgctaaacgATCATGCTACCAAACCATTGTTCCACTAGTCACTTTCTTGTAATATTTAACACGCTTAGTTAATTAACCCGTAAAGAAAATTGTTTCATTTTCTATATCCTAAATTCATCATCTTATCATGTATCATTCCATCATACTTCTCGGCCCAATTTTCTTCAGCCCACCCAGTAATTTAATCTCGGCCCGACCAATTAGTATCATGCTTAATAGATCTACAAGCCCAACTATAACTAGTTATATCTCGGCCCAAACAGATCTgttgttaaataaataaaaaactttgATGTGGCCTGGTTTCGATCCTGTGACCTCTCGATCAATAAACACCCTCCCAACCACTAAACGGTTACATTATTCTTGTATTAACTTGCTTAATTaactatttattatttatgaaaCTGTTCAATCATAATCAACAAGAAATCACCATCATTATCTCGATCATCATCTTCGATGATCATCATCTTCTGTTTTATCATCATCGTTAAATCATCATCAATATCGTGTTACCATCATCACTATTCATCATCCTCTTCGttcataatcatcttcatcttttcgatcataatcataaatcttttctttatcatcatcatgaatcccatcataattataatcatcgtGACCATCATCATCCTAACATCACTGCATCGTCATTATCATTTCCATTGTTCATCATCACCTTCACTTCACTATTCATCGCCATTTTTGTTGTTTTACCCGGAACAGAAACAGAAAAACGAAGCAGCAACAAATTCGTTGGGGTTTGGGGTTCATGAACAGTGAACAGAAACAGAAAAAAGGCAACGGTTTAAGCAGCCTTGGGACTGCCACATGTGGTGGTTCGAATGGTAGTTGTTGTCGTGGTTGATGGAGGAGATGACCGGAGGTGGCGGTGGTTGGTGATGAGTGCCGGAGGTAGTGCATGGTGGCGGTAAAAGCAATGTGCAGGAAGTGGTGTTATGTTCTTATTCTTATCAAACATATATGTTAGTTATATATACCGTAGATTTTaggattaaaatatatataatataatttaactttaataataaattatatatcaATTATTTGAACGTGCAAAGTACCAACAAAGTTACTATTCTGAATAGTGTAGCAGCCTTGAACTTGGAGTGTTATACTGACAGTTTgtcccggatggctatatcgtgtccattgctaaacagttaacgtataaaagtgctcctaaaaatcccaaatttttagattaactatatttatttattttggtcattatggtataaaattcgatccttaatttattaaataaaaattacatcagctgtccctatcatttatgggtaaaatataaaaagtgttttaATAACTaggttctaaatacatttttagtaagcctaaaatttatagaattcattttcgaatcaccgtttattttaaaatcatataagtttgattttaacttgcttaatatcaatcgaaacatcaaacgaatattaaaatcatttaatatttatttttaatatactttatttatatatagagatatattttaaataataattatcataatatcctatttttattttattaatttttaataacaacaacatataatacttcaaattatatttcgaattattatttatatatacatacacatatctatttacaaatagttattcgtgaatcgtcgagaacagccgaaggtcaattaaatatatgaaacagttcaaaatttttgagactcaacattacagactttgcttatcgtgtcgaaatcataataagataaggtttaaatttgttcgaaaatttccgggtcgtcataattTTTAGCTTCAAACTCAGTAAGTTTCGAAGCATCAGAAGCTGCAGAACTGGACTGATGTGTGTTGCCCAGGTCAGGCCCAGCAGACTGTGCAGGCCCAGCCGACTGTGCAGGCCCAACTGACTGTGCAGGCCCATCAGATTGTGCAGGCCCAACAGCCTGTTCAGGCCCAGCAGACCCGATCCAATCCACCATTTGAGGCATGTTGACGTTTTTTTTTTCCACCAAAATCTGCATAAAATGCTTACGGGTCGCTTCTTTTACCTCAGTCGAATTTTCATTCCACGCACCATTAATGTTGAGACCATGAATGTTACATTTGTTATACCTCCTTTTAATAGACTCATGGAAAAATTTTGAGTTCTCGTCCCCTTCTAATATCCAACGATTCTTAGCTTTTTGCTTCAGCATATTgcattttatttttcctttttccaACCAACTTTTCCTACTTTCCATCCATTCCTTTCTTTCAACATCTTTTAGAGGCTCCAATTCCGCACGCTTTTCCCAATCATCCACTTTTTCTTTGAGGTTATTAATTTCACTATCTAGATTACCAAAAGTATTAGCACTCCAATCCCTAAGTGCATATTTCACATTTTTCAACTGGTCTCTAAACTTACAATCTTTCCTTGTACTAGTAACGGGTTTATTCCATGAATCTTGAATAATTACCTCCACCCCATCTTTATTGAACAACTCATTAAATACCATGAAAGGTTTCGGACCGAAGTCAATGATTTTATCCCTTAAGATAAGAGGACAATGATCCGACTCGTTTCTGTCTAATGGAACCACCGAAAGATCTTTCCAAAGATTAATAAATTTATCGGAGACAAGAAATCTATCGAGTTTACTAAACTTACAACCATCATCACTTATTCGCGTAAATTTCCTACCATTGATTGGAATTTCTATCAAGTTGTTCCAAGCGATGAATTCATTGATCCGGGTTGCCCTTCTTTTATGAAAAACACAATTCAACCTATCTGAGCTATCTCTCACTGCGTTGAAGTCCCCACAAAGCACCCATGCCGTTTCAACACCCTCCATGATTTTATCTAAAGAACTCCACATAATTTTATTTTTCGTATCATTGTGATGACCATATACATTAACAATAATCGAATCTTGCCCCAACCAATCCATTTACCCCGAATAACCAAAATACAATCACAACATAGAGTACCCGTTGCCAAAAAGCTTTTAGTGTTCCAAACCAATAgcataacccccccccccccccccccccccccgatttCCCAACAACATCTTTTTGTACATAACCAACATCATTATTACCCTAAAAAGAAAAAAACCAACGGTCAGAAAGTTGTTTACATCGCGTTTCTTACAAAGCAATTACATCCGGTTTCTCATTAAAACACATATTTTTAACCACCCGAATTTCCCTTGTATCCCGAACCCTCGAACATTCAAGGTGAAAATCTTCATAAAGAAACAAAAATAAACGATGGAGTGAAACAATAGCCTACTGGGGGTTGAGGTTCATCCATCTCAACCCGATTTGTTTgccaaaatcattaatctcttcactaTTGATCGAATG
This genomic window from Rutidosis leptorrhynchoides isolate AG116_Rl617_1_P2 chromosome 2, CSIRO_AGI_Rlap_v1, whole genome shotgun sequence contains:
- the LOC139890356 gene encoding uncharacterized protein, encoding MEGVETAWVLCGDFNAVRDSSDRLNCVFHKRRATRINEFIAWNNLIEIPINGRKFTRISDDGCKFSKLDRFLVSDKFINLWKDLSVVPLDRNESDHCPLILRDKIIDFGPKPFMVFNELFNKDGVEVIIQDSWNKPVTSTRKDCKFRDQLKNVKYALRDWSANTFGNLDSEINNLKEKVDDWEKRAELEPLKDVERKEWMESRKSWLEKGKIKCNMLKQKAKNRWILEGDENSKFFHESIKRRYNKCNIHGLNINGAWNENSTEVKEATRKHFMQILVEKKNVNMPQMVDWIGSAGPEQAVGPAQSDGPAQSVGPAQSAGPAQSAGPDLGNTHQSSSAASDASKLTETGRFKNLELPFDEAEIWEAIKDCAGTKAPCPDGFNLSFYKKFWNIIKKDLTKGIQSFWEKGEISKGCNASYITLVQKLRIQCP